A genome region from Crossiella equi includes the following:
- a CDS encoding ABC transporter ATP-binding protein, which translates to MAGKNDWLRIAKLLWDLSPLRVCALIVVTVGVSVVPAVQLQLTASAVQAVGDAVASGDASAMAGPVMTIGLLILAVSVAAHLCAVGSQYLDSVLRLHLSTAVGEQVMRKGTRMDLQDYEDADSYDKLQRAFQESNGSHIHQLFTDTLSFARELITIVSVSAVLFSWNAWIAVLILAAPVPSALAQMWYGKKMYEIEYGRAADRRRLLYLQYLTTTDHSFKEVRLFGLGEHFIGQYQRQVRAFLKVDRSLTRRQSVAFALLGMISVVMAGAALVYALFATLDTGRIGELAGYLQAIGVVQTAGHGLLVGLAMLFQNKLFVSNLFELLDLPERQIRSGSRPFPAELRTGIEFRDVSFTYPGTAEPVLDRLSFQLPAGRCVALVGQNGAGKTTLVKLLTRLYEPSSGEILVDGVPIQEYDLDQLRQHLGVIFQDYIKYEMTVRDNIGFGAVEAREDTARIHAAAEASGAASVVAGLGGGYETMLGRHFADGSQLSGGQWQKVALARAFMRSAPVVVLDEPTASIDAEAETEIFNRFRDISSGTTSLLVAHRFSTVRMADHIVVIDSGRLVEQGTHAELLRLGGHYSYLFNLQAAGYQPEPA; encoded by the coding sequence ATGGCAGGCAAGAACGACTGGCTGCGCATCGCGAAGCTGTTGTGGGACCTGAGCCCGCTGCGGGTGTGCGCGCTCATCGTGGTCACCGTCGGGGTGTCCGTGGTGCCCGCGGTGCAGCTCCAGCTCACCGCCAGCGCGGTGCAGGCCGTGGGCGACGCGGTCGCCTCCGGGGACGCCTCGGCGATGGCCGGGCCCGTCATGACGATCGGGCTGCTCATCCTCGCGGTGTCGGTGGCGGCGCACCTGTGCGCGGTGGGCAGCCAGTACCTCGACTCGGTGCTGCGCCTGCACCTGTCCACCGCCGTGGGGGAGCAGGTCATGCGCAAGGGCACCCGCATGGACCTCCAGGACTACGAGGACGCCGACAGCTACGACAAGCTCCAGCGCGCCTTCCAGGAGAGCAACGGCTCGCACATCCACCAGCTGTTCACCGACACGCTCTCCTTCGCCCGCGAGCTGATCACCATCGTGTCCGTGTCCGCGGTGCTGTTCTCCTGGAACGCCTGGATCGCGGTGCTCATCCTGGCCGCACCGGTCCCGTCCGCGCTGGCGCAGATGTGGTACGGCAAGAAGATGTACGAGATCGAGTACGGCCGGGCCGCCGACCGGCGCCGCCTGCTGTACCTGCAGTACCTCACCACCACCGACCACTCGTTCAAGGAAGTCCGGCTGTTCGGGCTGGGCGAGCACTTCATCGGCCAGTACCAGCGGCAGGTGCGGGCCTTCCTCAAGGTCGACCGCTCGCTGACCCGCCGCCAGTCGGTGGCCTTCGCGCTGCTCGGCATGATCAGCGTGGTGATGGCCGGGGCCGCGCTGGTGTACGCGCTCTTCGCCACCCTGGACACCGGGCGGATCGGCGAGCTGGCCGGGTACCTGCAAGCCATCGGCGTGGTGCAGACCGCCGGGCACGGGCTGCTGGTCGGGCTGGCCATGCTGTTCCAGAACAAGCTGTTCGTCAGCAACCTGTTCGAGCTGCTGGACCTGCCCGAGCGGCAGATCCGCAGCGGCAGCAGGCCTTTCCCGGCCGAGCTGCGGACCGGGATCGAGTTCCGCGACGTCAGCTTCACCTACCCCGGCACCGCCGAACCCGTGCTGGACCGCCTCAGCTTCCAGTTACCCGCCGGGCGGTGCGTGGCCCTGGTCGGGCAGAACGGGGCGGGCAAGACCACCTTGGTCAAACTGCTGACCCGGCTGTACGAGCCCAGCTCCGGGGAGATCCTCGTCGACGGCGTGCCGATCCAGGAGTACGACCTGGACCAGCTGCGGCAGCACCTCGGCGTGATCTTCCAGGACTACATCAAGTACGAGATGACCGTGCGGGACAACATCGGGTTCGGCGCGGTCGAGGCGAGGGAGGACACCGCGCGGATCCACGCCGCGGCCGAGGCCAGCGGTGCGGCCTCCGTCGTGGCCGGGTTGGGCGGCGGGTACGAGACCATGCTCGGGCGGCACTTCGCCGACGGCAGCCAGCTCTCCGGCGGGCAGTGGCAGAAGGTCGCGCTGGCCCGGGCGTTCATGCGGTCCGCGCCGGTGGTGGTGCTGGACGAGCCGACCGCCTCCATCGACGCCGAGGCGGAGACGGAGATCTTCAACCGGTTCCGCGACATCTCCTCGGGCACCACGAGCCTGCTGGTGGCGCACCGGTTCTCGACCGTGCGGATGGCCGACCACATCGTGGTCATCGACTCCGGGCGGCTGGTCGAGCAGGGCACGCACGCGGAGCTGCTGCGGCTGGGCGGGCACTACTCGTACCTGTTCAACCTCCAGGCCGCCGGGTACCAGCCGGAGCCCGCGTGA
- a CDS encoding lantibiotic dehydratase has translation MTARYAPADFFLLRAPALPASTFLDVLAGDRAESLARLRALADRPEVRRALYVASPDLVDALAREPDPTAKRGRRVYSRLLRYLTRMATRPTPFGCFSGVALGDLGPSTTASLGTPVLARNRVRTDMGWLLGVVKALEEDEQLRPQLLVVVNASAHRSGDRLVLPYADVHGRKDNRSVRVRATAAVDALLRLATTPVPYGRLVAELAAEFPGVPQERVAGLVGELWDLHFLISDLRPPQSSPFPEQHVLKRLAAIQAPATEALREVITLTHRAATGGVAELAALTEAQRALSPEHREGTYQLDSALDLRGGTLHHEVGEAVAEAVDCLMRLSAAVPGHNQHLAEYREAFTERYGLHALVPVLELLSPDTGLDAPAGYTEPPRTTPLPHNEPRPDTSVPDKVLTEFATQAWWSGAHSVELTDAWLDRLAPPTPPGGLFPVLDAFVQLQCPDGTVDSGRWTAVLRELGLAYGGRTAGRFFDLLGEDAQHRLRAHARAEEALQPEAVFAELCFLPTAGRAANVAFRPLLREHELVVNGTPTAASLIVLEDLCAGVAEDRFFLWSRSLRREVVVTQTHMLSPHLAPNAARFVLEVGHHGHHVPSGFRWGPLEGQPFLPRVTRGRVVLRPAEWTLRAEEDLTAWRARWRVPRYVYLAEDDNRLLLDLDRPLCLDELATELARTGSVVLHEMLPAFDEQWLRDESGQSYLEDVVVPLVARSAADTARSPVRLSASLPDNTIERHLPGGEWAFLKVYCPFGRHDDILTGPLPAVVEALRPVTDRWFYLRYADPQPHLRLRFRAVPGAEAAVLAHLLAWGRELVGQGLAFDTAVASYVPENARYGGPRTFDLVEQVFSANSDATLGLLQLTGIRPEFLAIASVDTMYRQWGLSPRERMDLLPPGDDVEAARKEFQLAREYLGELLVPWDARPHAEGRAHHSMVQDVLLGQENAVQAASAAVCQAEAAGALWGSTASVLGSLAHMQVNRLLPVDLRRESQCYALWRHILRAVGGRPSGR, from the coding sequence ATGACCGCCCGCTACGCGCCCGCCGACTTCTTCCTGCTGCGCGCCCCAGCGCTGCCCGCCTCGACGTTCCTGGACGTGCTGGCCGGGGACCGGGCGGAGAGCCTGGCCCGCCTGCGCGCCCTCGCCGACCGCCCGGAGGTGCGCCGCGCCCTGTACGTGGCCAGTCCCGACCTGGTGGACGCGCTGGCGCGCGAGCCTGATCCCACGGCCAAGCGCGGCAGGCGGGTGTACTCCAGGCTGCTGCGCTACCTCACCCGGATGGCGACCCGGCCCACGCCGTTCGGGTGCTTCTCCGGCGTCGCGCTCGGTGACCTCGGCCCGTCGACCACGGCCTCGCTCGGCACCCCGGTGTTGGCGCGCAACCGGGTCCGCACTGACATGGGCTGGCTGCTCGGGGTGGTCAAGGCCCTGGAGGAGGACGAGCAGCTGCGTCCGCAGCTGCTCGTCGTGGTCAACGCCAGCGCCCACCGCAGCGGCGACCGGCTCGTGCTGCCCTACGCCGACGTGCACGGGCGCAAGGACAACCGCTCGGTGCGCGTGCGGGCCACCGCCGCGGTGGACGCGCTGCTGCGCCTGGCCACCACACCGGTGCCGTACGGGCGCCTGGTCGCCGAGCTGGCCGCCGAGTTCCCCGGGGTGCCCCAGGAGCGCGTGGCCGGGCTGGTGGGGGAGCTGTGGGACCTGCACTTCCTGATCAGCGACCTGCGCCCGCCGCAGTCCAGCCCGTTCCCCGAACAACACGTGCTCAAGCGCTTGGCCGCGATCCAGGCCCCGGCCACCGAGGCGCTGCGCGAGGTCATCACCCTGACCCACCGCGCGGCCACCGGCGGCGTGGCCGAGCTGGCCGCGCTCACCGAGGCCCAGCGCGCGCTCTCGCCCGAACACCGGGAAGGCACCTACCAGCTGGACTCGGCCCTGGACCTGCGCGGAGGCACCCTGCACCACGAGGTCGGCGAAGCGGTCGCGGAGGCCGTGGACTGCCTGATGCGCCTGTCCGCCGCGGTGCCCGGGCACAACCAGCACCTGGCCGAGTACCGCGAGGCCTTCACCGAACGCTACGGCCTGCACGCCCTGGTCCCGGTGCTGGAGCTGCTCAGCCCGGACACCGGCCTGGACGCCCCGGCTGGCTACACCGAACCGCCGCGCACGACACCGTTGCCGCACAACGAACCCAGGCCCGACACCAGTGTGCCGGACAAGGTGCTCACCGAGTTCGCCACCCAGGCCTGGTGGTCGGGCGCGCACTCGGTGGAGCTGACCGACGCCTGGCTGGACCGCCTCGCCCCACCCACCCCGCCCGGCGGCTTGTTCCCCGTGCTGGACGCGTTCGTGCAGCTCCAGTGCCCGGACGGGACCGTCGACAGTGGACGGTGGACGGCCGTCCTGCGCGAGCTGGGCCTGGCCTACGGCGGCCGGACCGCGGGCCGGTTCTTCGACCTGCTCGGCGAGGACGCCCAGCACCGCCTGCGCGCCCACGCCCGTGCCGAGGAGGCCTTGCAGCCCGAGGCGGTCTTCGCCGAGCTGTGCTTCCTGCCCACCGCCGGGCGGGCGGCCAACGTCGCGTTCCGGCCGCTGCTGCGCGAGCACGAGCTGGTGGTCAACGGCACGCCCACCGCGGCCAGCCTGATCGTCCTGGAGGACCTGTGCGCCGGGGTCGCCGAGGACCGGTTCTTCCTGTGGTCGCGCTCGCTGCGCCGCGAGGTCGTGGTCACCCAGACACACATGCTCAGCCCGCACCTGGCGCCCAACGCCGCCCGGTTCGTGCTGGAGGTCGGCCACCACGGCCACCACGTGCCCAGCGGGTTCCGGTGGGGACCGTTGGAGGGCCAGCCGTTCCTGCCGCGTGTGACCCGGGGCCGGGTGGTGCTGCGGCCCGCCGAGTGGACGCTGCGCGCCGAGGAGGACCTGACCGCCTGGCGGGCGCGGTGGCGCGTGCCCCGCTACGTCTACCTGGCCGAGGACGACAACCGGCTGCTGCTGGACCTCGACCGTCCGCTGTGCCTGGACGAGCTGGCCACCGAGCTGGCGCGCACCGGATCCGTGGTGCTGCACGAGATGCTGCCCGCCTTCGACGAGCAGTGGCTGCGCGACGAGTCGGGGCAGAGCTACCTCGAGGACGTCGTGGTGCCGCTGGTCGCGCGTTCGGCCGCCGACACCGCGCGCAGCCCCGTGCGGCTGTCCGCGTCGTTGCCGGACAACACGATCGAGCGGCACCTGCCCGGTGGGGAGTGGGCCTTCCTCAAGGTGTACTGCCCGTTCGGCCGTCACGACGACATCCTCACCGGGCCGCTGCCCGCGGTGGTCGAGGCGCTGCGGCCGGTCACCGACCGCTGGTTCTACCTGCGCTACGCCGATCCGCAGCCGCACCTGCGCCTGCGGTTCCGGGCGGTGCCCGGGGCGGAAGCGGCCGTGCTGGCACACCTGCTGGCCTGGGGGCGGGAGCTCGTCGGGCAGGGGCTGGCCTTCGACACCGCGGTCGCCAGCTACGTGCCGGAGAACGCCCGGTACGGCGGGCCGCGCACGTTCGACCTGGTCGAGCAGGTGTTCTCGGCCAACAGCGACGCCACGCTCGGGCTGCTCCAGCTGACCGGGATCCGGCCGGAGTTCCTGGCCATCGCGTCTGTCGACACGATGTACCGCCAATGGGGGTTGTCACCACGCGAACGGATGGACCTGCTGCCGCCCGGTGACGACGTCGAGGCCGCCCGCAAGGAGTTCCAGCTCGCCCGCGAGTACCTCGGTGAGCTGCTCGTGCCCTGGGACGCCCGCCCACACGCCGAAGGCCGCGCCCACCACTCGATGGTGCAAGACGTGTTGCTGGGCCAGGAAAACGCCGTCCAGGCCGCCTCGGCGGCGGTTTGTCAGGCGGAGGCCGCGGGTGCACTGTGGGGGTCCACGGCGAGCGTGCTCGGCAGCCTGGCCCACATGCAGGTCAACCGCCTGCTCCCGGTGGACCTCCGGCGCGAGTCCCAGTGCTACGCGCTGTGGCGGCACATCCTGCGCGCGGTCGGTGGCCGCCCGAGTGGTCGGTGA
- a CDS encoding lanthionine synthetase C family protein, which translates to MLTADTTTSWHGPVPTTLAGRARELAREIARRSEDSARVVEHVLTATEQATHPMGWYHPGFAHGHAGIALLHAHAAEAALDEATRDRSRELAFAFIREAVQGTQVEPLESPGVFSGTSGLALCLAECVAVEPRFAPSLDRLHDKLAGQVADLPLPQVERGVADSDYDMITGAAGTLSYLGAVGRPGARLTAAVHRLVDYLIWLGEPPRDLTLTRRWLIMPEQCAPLGRDARDYPGGYLNLGMAHGIPGALAALASAWLAGHRRPGHERAMRLMTEWVLQVRREDGYGSVWPSDVPVARTGEEVRPGEPRDQVAWCYGTAGVAVALLTVADALADPGLRRVAIESFEAVLRRTLDNPFLSPTFCHGTAGVLAMCLEFAHRTDSALAREHVPVLLHGLLDLADPGSPLVYRDQEEPGVFVDSPSVLSGSAGVALTLLAATSAQRPSWFRAFLTR; encoded by the coding sequence GTGCTCACCGCGGACACCACCACCAGCTGGCACGGGCCGGTGCCCACCACCCTCGCGGGCCGGGCCCGTGAGCTCGCCCGCGAGATCGCCCGGCGCAGCGAGGACTCCGCACGCGTCGTGGAGCACGTGCTGACCGCCACCGAGCAGGCCACCCACCCGATGGGCTGGTACCACCCGGGTTTCGCGCACGGGCACGCCGGGATCGCGCTGCTGCACGCGCACGCCGCCGAGGCCGCCCTCGACGAGGCCACGCGCGACCGCTCCCGCGAGCTGGCCTTCGCGTTCATCCGCGAGGCCGTGCAGGGCACGCAGGTCGAACCGCTGGAGTCGCCGGGCGTGTTCTCCGGCACCAGCGGGCTGGCGCTGTGCCTGGCCGAGTGCGTCGCGGTCGAACCCCGGTTCGCCCCGAGCCTGGACCGGCTGCACGACAAGCTGGCCGGGCAGGTCGCGGATCTGCCGCTGCCCCAGGTGGAACGCGGCGTCGCCGACTCCGACTACGACATGATCACCGGTGCGGCGGGCACGCTGTCGTACCTGGGCGCGGTGGGGCGACCGGGTGCGCGGTTGACCGCGGCGGTCCACCGGCTGGTGGACTACCTCATCTGGTTGGGTGAACCTCCGCGCGACCTGACCCTGACCCGGCGCTGGCTGATCATGCCCGAGCAGTGCGCCCCGCTGGGCCGCGACGCCCGCGACTACCCCGGCGGCTACCTCAACCTCGGTATGGCGCACGGCATCCCGGGGGCGCTGGCCGCGCTGGCCTCGGCCTGGCTGGCCGGGCACCGCCGCCCCGGGCACGAACGGGCGATGCGCCTCATGACCGAGTGGGTGCTCCAGGTCCGCCGCGAGGACGGGTACGGATCCGTCTGGCCGAGCGATGTGCCGGTGGCCCGGACGGGGGAGGAGGTGCGGCCGGGCGAGCCGCGGGACCAGGTGGCCTGGTGCTACGGCACGGCCGGGGTCGCGGTGGCCCTCCTTACCGTGGCCGACGCGCTCGCGGACCCCGGCCTTCGTCGGGTGGCGATCGAAAGCTTCGAGGCCGTACTTCGTCGTACTCTTGACAACCCGTTCCTCTCGCCCACCTTCTGCCACGGCACCGCCGGGGTGCTCGCGATGTGCCTGGAGTTCGCGCACCGCACCGACAGCGCCCTGGCCCGCGAGCACGTGCCGGTCCTGCTGCACGGTCTGCTCGACCTCGCCGACCCCGGCAGCCCGCTGGTCTACCGCGACCAGGAGGAGCCGGGGGTCTTCGTCGACAGCCCCTCGGTGCTCTCCGGTTCGGCGGGAGTGGCGTTGACCCTGCTCGCCGCCACCTCCGCCCAGCGGCCGTCCTGGTTCCGCGCGTTCCTCACGAGGTGA